The Rhizobium etli 8C-3 genome has a segment encoding these proteins:
- a CDS encoding FAD-dependent oxidoreductase encodes MNVSDERTIPLWAQIDVAPDAVPLPHDDHSDVVVVGSGIAGLSVAYELALAGKKVTVIDRGQIGGGMTARTTAHLTSVCDDYFSELIGLRGRELARLFHESQSAAINRIEEIQQTEAIACDFRRVDGFLFPSTSAQEAELERELEAALQLGVAVERTAGLPFAGFSAAPALRYARQATFHPLKYLRGLADGVRARGGGVYRDTIVEKVEEKDGGVRVATASGFVATGKWAVVATNSPINDRVALHTKQSPYRTYAMSFEIGRGLVPDGLYWDTEDPYHYVRLQPGDGETDFLIVGGEDHKTGAANDGNERFAALTSWIRGLVPDLGIETHRWSGQVMETIDYAGFIGRNPGNERVFVVTGDSGEGMTHGVVGALLIRDLILNGNSRWRELYEPSRKTSKAIGDYLVENATAIKNFAEYIAPGEIDSLDKLRPGEGAIVRVGLSKIAAFRDEDGTLYKRSASCTHIGCHLHWNSLERCWDCPCHGSQFAADGTALNGPAVSPLANVQ; translated from the coding sequence ATGAATGTCAGCGATGAAAGAACCATTCCGTTATGGGCGCAGATCGACGTTGCGCCTGATGCCGTTCCGCTCCCCCACGACGACCACTCCGATGTCGTCGTTGTCGGCTCCGGAATTGCCGGCTTGTCCGTGGCCTACGAGCTCGCTCTCGCTGGGAAGAAAGTGACAGTCATCGATCGCGGCCAGATCGGAGGCGGCATGACTGCCCGCACGACCGCGCATCTTACATCGGTATGCGATGACTATTTTTCCGAACTCATTGGTCTGCGGGGGCGTGAGCTGGCGCGGCTCTTCCATGAGAGTCAATCTGCCGCGATCAATCGCATTGAGGAGATTCAGCAGACAGAGGCGATCGCGTGCGATTTCAGACGTGTCGACGGGTTCCTTTTCCCGTCGACTTCAGCGCAGGAAGCTGAGCTCGAGCGAGAACTCGAGGCCGCATTGCAACTCGGCGTCGCGGTCGAAAGAACCGCCGGCTTGCCGTTTGCGGGGTTCTCCGCGGCACCCGCCCTTCGCTATGCCCGTCAGGCGACATTCCACCCGCTCAAATATCTGCGCGGGCTGGCCGACGGCGTTCGCGCTCGCGGTGGCGGCGTCTATCGGGACACAATAGTCGAAAAGGTTGAGGAAAAAGACGGCGGTGTCCGCGTGGCAACAGCCTCGGGCTTTGTCGCCACTGGAAAATGGGCTGTTGTGGCGACCAATTCGCCAATCAATGACCGTGTCGCCCTCCACACCAAGCAATCGCCCTACCGAACCTATGCAATGTCGTTCGAAATCGGGCGCGGTTTGGTCCCAGATGGGCTCTATTGGGATACTGAAGACCCTTACCATTACGTGCGTCTGCAGCCGGGGGACGGCGAAACGGACTTTCTCATCGTCGGCGGTGAAGACCATAAGACTGGCGCGGCTAACGACGGCAACGAGCGGTTCGCGGCCTTGACGTCCTGGATCAGAGGTCTAGTGCCCGATCTTGGCATCGAGACCCATCGGTGGTCCGGGCAGGTGATGGAGACCATCGACTACGCAGGTTTTATTGGTCGCAATCCAGGCAACGAGCGGGTGTTCGTGGTGACTGGTGATTCCGGCGAAGGCATGACACATGGAGTCGTGGGTGCTCTGCTGATCCGAGATCTAATTCTCAATGGCAACAGCCGCTGGCGGGAACTCTACGAGCCATCCCGCAAGACTTCAAAGGCGATTGGCGATTACCTCGTCGAAAACGCAACGGCGATCAAGAATTTCGCAGAGTATATCGCGCCTGGAGAAATCGATTCTCTTGACAAGCTGCGGCCGGGAGAAGGTGCCATCGTCCGCGTGGGCCTCAGCAAGATCGCCGCCTTCCGGGACGAAGATGGCACGCTTTACAAACGTTCGGCGTCTTGCACGCATATAGGCTGCCACTTGCACTGGAACTCCCTCGAGCGCTGCTGGGATTGCCCTTGCCACGGTTCGCAATTTGCCGCCGATGGTACTGCTCTGAACGGCCCGGCTGTGTCTCCCTTGGCTAATGTCCAGTAG